Genomic DNA from Selenomonas sp. oral taxon 126:
CGGTACGGTGCTCGCGGACAATCCTGCCGCAGAGGCGGGACTCATGGCGAATGACCGCGTGCTTGCCATCGATGGTCAACCCATTGAGACGTGGCAGGAGATGGTGGATGCCATCCGCACAAATCATGGGACGGTACCCCTGACGATGCAGGTGGATCGCGCGGGGCAGGAGCTGACGGTGAGTGTGACGCCGCATTACGATGCATCCCATGACCGTGGTGTCATAGGCATCGTGAATGCCTATGAGAGCACGTACCCCGGCTTCTTCCAATCCGTCTCGATGGCGTTCGAGCGCACGGCGATGATCATCGTCATGATGATCGACGCGCTCTACCGCATTATCCTCGAGCTGTCGGGTTCGGAGCTCGCGGGGCCGATTGGCGTTGCACAGATGGCGGGTGAGGTCGCGGAGATGGGTATTGTGCCGCTGCTGAACTTTGCGGCGCTCCTCAGTCTGAACCTTGCGATCATCAATCTGCTGCCCGTGCCGGCACTGGACGGCGGGCATTTCCTCACGCTCTGTGTCGAGGCGGTGCGCGGCAAGCCGCTGAGTCCGAAGGTCATGCACTATGTCCAGAATGCGGGCGTGGGGCTGATCGTTCTGCTCATGCTGCTCGCGATGAAAAATGATGTTGTTCGTATCTTTGCAGGAGGCTGACCCTCTCTATGGCGATGTATGAACGCCGCGCGACGCGGCAGATCCACATTGGAAATATTCCCATCGGAGGCGGGGCGCCGATCTCCGTCCAGTCGATGTGCAACACCAAGACGACGGACACGGAGGCGACGGTACAGCAGATCAGAGAGCTCGCGGCGGCGGGCTGCGACATTGTGCGCGTTGCCGTGCCCGACATGGCGGCGGCGAAGAACCTCGGCAATATCGTGCGGCAGGTCAAGACGCCGCTCGTTGCGGACATCCACTTTGACTACAAGCTCGCGCTCGAGGCGATGGCGCAGGGCGTTGCGGCACTGCGCATCAACCCCGGCAATATCGGCGGGACGGAGCGCGTCAAGAAGGTCGTCGCGGCGGCGCGCGAGGGGGGCATCCCCATCCGCATCGGCGTCAACGCCGGATCGCTCGATCACAAGATGCTGACGAAATACGGCGGCATTACGGCGGAGGCGCTCGTTGCGTCCGCGATGGAGCATGTGCGCGTCCTTGAGGAGCTGGACTTCTACGATATGAAGATCTCGCTCAAGGCGCACGATGTGCCGTTGACACTCGCTGCCTACCGTCTCATGAGCGAGCGCGTGGACTACCCGCTCCACCTCGGAATCACGGAGGCGGGCACGGCGGGCACGGGGATCATCAAGTCCTCGGTCGGTGTCGGCGCGCTGCTCGCCGAGGGAATCGGCGACACGATCCGCATCTCGCTCACGGGCGATCCCGTGGTCGAGGTGCGTACGGCAAATGAAATTTTGAAGGCGCTCGGACTGAAGGAGTACGGTCCGACGCTCGTCGCCTGTCCGACCTGCGGACGCACGAGCATCAACCTCGTGGAGATCGCGGAGAAGGTTGAGGAGCGTCTGCGCGGCATGGAAGATCCGATCGAGGTCGCGGTCATGGGCTGCGTCGTCAACGGCCCGGGTGAGGCGCGCGGCGCGGATGTCGGCATTGCGGGCGGAAATGGGGAAGGCCTTATTTTCCGCAAGGGCGAGGTCATCCGCAAGGTGAAGGAAGAAGAACTGCTGCCCGAACTGTTTCGGGAGATTGATATGATACTGGAGGAACGCAAAACGTCATGAGAGCCACGAATCTGTATGCGCCCACACTCAGAAATACGCCTGCGGAGGCGGAGATCGCCAGTCATCAGCTCATGTACCGCGCGGGTCTGATCCGCAAGTCTGCGGGCGGGATGTATACCTATCTGCCGCTCGCGTGGCGGACGATCCGCAAGATCGAGCAGATCATCCGCGAGGAGATGGACGCAGCGGGCGGACAGGAAATCATGATGCCGATCCTCCAGCCGTCCGAGCTCTGGGAGGAGAGCGGGCGCTGGGCTGCGTACGGTGCGGAGATGATCCGCGTGAAGGATCGTCATGACCGCGAGTTCTGCATGGGCCCGACGCATGAGGAGATGATTACGGCGCTTGTGCGCGACGAGCTGCGTTCCTACAAGCAGCTGCCCGTGCTCCTCTATCAGATTCAGGATAAGTTCCGCGACGAGCGCCGCCCACGCTTTGGTGTCATGCGCAGCCGCGAGTTCATCATGAAGGATCTCTACTCCTTCGACAAGGACATCGAGGGGATGAATGAGTCCTACCGCAAGATGTACGATGCGTACACAAATGTATTCACGCGCTGCGGGCTCGACTTCCGCGCGGTGGAGGCGGACAGCGGCGCAATCGGCGGCGGACACTCCGAGGAGTTCACCGTACTCGCGCCCGAGGGCGAGTCGCGCATTGCGTGCTGCGATGCGTGCAGCTATGCGGCAAGCGATGAGAAGGCGGCACTGCGTCCGATCGACGCGCCCCACGAGGAGGAGCTGCCGCTCGAGAAGGTGGCAACGCCCGGTACGCACACGATTGCTCTGCTCGCGGAGTATCTCAAGATTCCCGTCGAAAAGACAATCAAGGCGGTCGCCTATCAGTCGGAGGACGATACCCTGATTCTCGCCTTCCTGCGCGGCGACCACGAGGTCAACGAGGTGAAACTCATGAACGCCGTTCCGGGCGCACGCGAGCTGCGCATGGCGGACGAGGAGGCGATTCGGGCGGCGGGCGGCTGCCCCGGCTTTATGAGTCCGATCGGCATCAAGGAGGGCACGCATATTGTCGTTGACGAGACGGCGATGCGGATGCACAATGCTGTCTCCGGTGCGAACGAGGCGGACTTCCACTATATCAACGTCAATCCGCAGCGCGACTTTGGCGCGGTGACGGTGGCGGACATCCGCCTCGTGGAGGAAGGCGATGAATGCCCCGTCTGCGAGCACGGACATCTCCACATCGGGCGCGGCATCGAGGCAGGGCAGATCTTCGCGCTCGGCACGAAGTACAGCGCGGCGATGGGCGCAACCTTCCTCGATGAGACGGGCAAGTCGCAGCCCCTGCAGATGGGCTGCTACGGCATCGGCGTCGGGCGTACGATGGCGGCGGCAATCGAGCAGAATCACGATGAGAGCGGCATCATATGGCCGCGTGCGATTGCGCCCTACGAGGTTGTCGTCGTGGCGGTCAACGCAAAGGTGGACGAGCAGCTCCGCTATGCTGAGGAGATCTATGAGGAGCTGCGAGCGGCAGGTGTCGACGTGCTGCTCGACGACCGCCGCGAACGCGCGGGCGTGAAGTTCAACGACTGCGATCTGATCGGTTACCCCGTGCGCATCGCCATAGGACCGAAGACACTCGAGACCGGCAGCATCGAGGTGAAGCTGCGCAAGTCGGGCGAACTCGTGAACTTTGCGCGCGACACATATCTGAAGGGCGTACAG
This window encodes:
- the rseP gene encoding RIP metalloprotease RseP, with product MLEKILATVFVFGLLVFVHELGHFITAKLTGMRVDEFAIGFGPRLVSFRYGETVYSIRIVPLGGFNDIAGMTADDNEAGERGYCRKPILSRMIVILAGSVMNFILPVVLFFGIFFFAGVQTPNPAPVLGTVLADNPAAEAGLMANDRVLAIDGQPIETWQEMVDAIRTNHGTVPLTMQVDRAGQELTVSVTPHYDASHDRGVIGIVNAYESTYPGFFQSVSMAFERTAMIIVMMIDALYRIILELSGSELAGPIGVAQMAGEVAEMGIVPLLNFAALLSLNLAIINLLPVPALDGGHFLTLCVEAVRGKPLSPKVMHYVQNAGVGLIVLLMLLAMKNDVVRIFAGG
- the ispG gene encoding flavodoxin-dependent (E)-4-hydroxy-3-methylbut-2-enyl-diphosphate synthase — translated: MAMYERRATRQIHIGNIPIGGGAPISVQSMCNTKTTDTEATVQQIRELAAAGCDIVRVAVPDMAAAKNLGNIVRQVKTPLVADIHFDYKLALEAMAQGVAALRINPGNIGGTERVKKVVAAAREGGIPIRIGVNAGSLDHKMLTKYGGITAEALVASAMEHVRVLEELDFYDMKISLKAHDVPLTLAAYRLMSERVDYPLHLGITEAGTAGTGIIKSSVGVGALLAEGIGDTIRISLTGDPVVEVRTANEILKALGLKEYGPTLVACPTCGRTSINLVEIAEKVEERLRGMEDPIEVAVMGCVVNGPGEARGADVGIAGGNGEGLIFRKGEVIRKVKEEELLPELFREIDMILEERKTS
- a CDS encoding proline--tRNA ligase; amino-acid sequence: MRATNLYAPTLRNTPAEAEIASHQLMYRAGLIRKSAGGMYTYLPLAWRTIRKIEQIIREEMDAAGGQEIMMPILQPSELWEESGRWAAYGAEMIRVKDRHDREFCMGPTHEEMITALVRDELRSYKQLPVLLYQIQDKFRDERRPRFGVMRSREFIMKDLYSFDKDIEGMNESYRKMYDAYTNVFTRCGLDFRAVEADSGAIGGGHSEEFTVLAPEGESRIACCDACSYAASDEKAALRPIDAPHEEELPLEKVATPGTHTIALLAEYLKIPVEKTIKAVAYQSEDDTLILAFLRGDHEVNEVKLMNAVPGARELRMADEEAIRAAGGCPGFMSPIGIKEGTHIVVDETAMRMHNAVSGANEADFHYINVNPQRDFGAVTVADIRLVEEGDECPVCEHGHLHIGRGIEAGQIFALGTKYSAAMGATFLDETGKSQPLQMGCYGIGVGRTMAAAIEQNHDESGIIWPRAIAPYEVVVVAVNAKVDEQLRYAEEIYEELRAAGVDVLLDDRRERAGVKFNDCDLIGYPVRIAIGPKTLETGSIEVKLRKSGELVNFARDTYLKGVQDMLATL